The following proteins are encoded in a genomic region of Desulfosporosinus youngiae DSM 17734:
- the ruvB gene encoding Holliday junction branch migration DNA helicase RuvB, with protein MAERLVAPQEQPADREGEGLRPQRLSDYIGQRKVKENLSVFIQAASTRGEALDHVLLYGPPGLGKTTLANIIAAEMGVSVRTTSGPAIERPGDLAAILTALEPRDVLFIDEIHRLSSATEEILYSAMEDGCLDIVIGKGPSARSIRLSLPPFTLVGATTRAGQLTSPLRDRFGVISRLEFYEVEDLKEIILRAASILRLSITSDGAEEIARRSRGTPRVGNRLLKRVRDFALVWEDGAVTQTIAREALNRLDVDPEGLDQIDQKALKTIIMTFAGGPVGLDTLAATIGEESVTLEDVVEPFLLQMGFLQRTPRGRMATARAYQHLGFSLPQSRMEAGLFPE; from the coding sequence ATGGCAGAGCGTTTGGTCGCGCCACAAGAGCAACCTGCGGATCGTGAAGGAGAAGGACTGCGTCCTCAGCGTTTGAGTGACTACATAGGGCAGAGAAAGGTCAAAGAAAATCTGAGTGTTTTTATTCAAGCCGCGTCCACTCGCGGAGAAGCACTGGATCACGTCCTATTGTATGGGCCGCCCGGCCTCGGGAAAACAACCCTCGCGAATATTATAGCTGCGGAAATGGGCGTAAGTGTTCGCACCACTTCCGGCCCGGCCATTGAACGCCCTGGGGATTTAGCCGCTATTCTGACCGCTTTAGAGCCGCGCGATGTGCTTTTTATCGACGAAATACACCGCTTGAGCAGTGCGACGGAGGAAATCCTGTATTCCGCCATGGAAGATGGGTGTTTGGATATTGTGATCGGAAAAGGGCCCAGCGCCCGCTCCATCCGCTTGTCGCTTCCTCCGTTCACGTTAGTAGGAGCAACGACCCGGGCGGGACAATTAACCTCTCCATTGCGTGATCGCTTTGGAGTGATCAGCCGCTTGGAATTCTATGAAGTTGAGGATTTAAAAGAAATAATCCTGAGAGCAGCAAGCATCTTGCGCTTGAGTATTACCAGCGACGGAGCGGAAGAAATTGCCCGGCGTTCCCGGGGTACACCAAGAGTTGGCAATCGTCTGTTAAAAAGAGTCAGGGATTTTGCCCTGGTCTGGGAAGATGGTGCGGTTACTCAAACCATAGCCAGAGAGGCGCTCAATCGATTGGATGTCGATCCCGAGGGCTTGGATCAGATTGACCAGAAAGCTTTAAAGACGATTATAATGACCTTTGCCGGAGGTCCGGTTGGTCTGGATACACTTGCCGCGACGATCGGCGAAGAATCGGTAACCCTGGAGGATGTGGTCGAACCCTTTCTGCTGCAAATGGGATTTTTGCAGCGTACTCCACGGGGACGAATGGCCACTGCAAGGGCTTATCAGCATTTAGGATTTTCACTTCCCCAGAGTCGGATGGAAGCCGGTCTTTTTCCGGAGTAA
- a CDS encoding SpoIID/LytB domain-containing protein, translating into MLQIVYRLHFLWIVTLMLVLAQASPCHAKMISVELVWNLSQAGWVQIDINKGDYQLILDNTTLKFPAGSTLQVGWGGWTPVLRVNHDEFQVFSSSVLEVKELNSGSLSVKTPDGKNAVYRGGLQLNWQDGHWRLINLVDSEDYLKGVVPIEMSNEWAKGGAEALKAQAVAARTYLIKQSEDGKKMISDSPDIHQAYAGMGVEGAASKAIEATRGEIIVDAVTKQPIDALYSSHSGGYTEDAKNVWGNADIHNVSQPDPYSQGVGGPVNRWRFIVSAPVLGSAFGLGPVRNVILDKFPSGRVKSVSLEDEFGQNKIVKGRTFVQAFYPFGQPIRKEAFLGSLFEVQKTKPDSTEPFGALGYTGFSELAASYQQKQGPLLSKIMSSSLGTSADSQPFGAFIFEGRGWGHGVGMSQWGAYHMAQLGYKYDEIIAYYYNNISIAKG; encoded by the coding sequence ATGCTTCAGATTGTGTATCGGTTGCACTTTTTGTGGATAGTGACCTTAATGTTGGTGTTGGCTCAGGCCTCGCCATGCCATGCAAAAATGATTTCAGTGGAGCTTGTTTGGAATTTAAGTCAGGCCGGGTGGGTCCAAATAGATATTAACAAAGGCGACTATCAACTTATCTTAGACAATACAACTCTCAAGTTTCCGGCGGGTTCGACGCTTCAGGTCGGCTGGGGAGGATGGACTCCCGTTTTGCGGGTTAACCATGACGAGTTTCAGGTATTTAGCAGCTCTGTTTTAGAAGTCAAGGAACTAAATTCAGGGAGTCTTAGTGTTAAAACCCCTGATGGTAAAAATGCTGTTTATCGCGGAGGATTGCAACTCAATTGGCAGGACGGTCATTGGCGGTTAATTAATTTGGTGGATAGTGAAGACTACCTAAAAGGGGTTGTGCCGATTGAGATGAGTAATGAATGGGCTAAAGGAGGCGCAGAGGCGCTTAAAGCCCAAGCGGTAGCGGCTCGAACCTATCTGATCAAACAGAGTGAAGATGGTAAAAAAATGATTTCGGATTCCCCGGATATTCATCAGGCATACGCGGGAATGGGTGTAGAAGGAGCGGCTTCTAAAGCTATCGAAGCTACACGGGGGGAAATAATTGTTGACGCCGTGACTAAGCAGCCAATCGATGCACTCTATTCTTCTCATAGCGGAGGATATACTGAGGACGCTAAAAATGTATGGGGGAATGCTGATATTCACAATGTTTCCCAGCCTGATCCCTATTCGCAAGGTGTTGGCGGCCCCGTTAATCGTTGGCGTTTTATTGTTTCCGCTCCGGTTCTTGGCTCAGCCTTTGGGTTGGGACCGGTACGGAACGTGATCTTGGATAAGTTCCCCTCAGGCAGAGTTAAAAGTGTAAGCCTGGAAGATGAGTTTGGACAAAATAAGATTGTTAAAGGCAGAACCTTTGTCCAAGCGTTTTATCCTTTTGGTCAGCCAATTCGCAAGGAAGCATTTTTGGGAAGCTTATTTGAGGTCCAGAAAACCAAACCCGACTCAACTGAGCCTTTCGGAGCTCTTGGCTATACCGGATTTTCTGAATTAGCAGCGTCTTATCAGCAAAAGCAAGGGCCATTGTTATCTAAAATTATGAGTTCATCATTAGGAACCAGTGCTGACTCTCAACCCTTTGGGGCCTTT